In Bradyrhizobium guangdongense, the sequence CAGCAGCCAGGTCAGCGCCGCCGCGAAGTAGGTCATCGTCCATCGGGAAATGCTGCCGCCGATCATGATCGTCTCGTCATCCCAGCGCGAATTGCGGCTCCATACGCCGCCCCGCACGCGAGCTTGCAGCGGCATCGGCAGTAGGCTCCCTCTCCCGCTTGCGGGAGAGGGTTGGGGAGAGGGTGTCCCCGCAACGGGACAATCCCCAAGAGGAAAGAACCCTCACCCGCCACGCGCGGGACGATGCTTCGCATCGCCCGAGGCGTGGCGGCCTCTCCCGCAAGCGGGAGAGGCTGAGCAAACCCGCAGACAATGCTCGTGAGATCCATATGCAATTGCCTGTCCATGGCAGGAGCCTACCCGGATGGGCGCCGAGTTCTTTGTGATGTCGCAAAGAAGCCGATCTATCGCAGCGCGATATGGGTCGAAGCACCTATCAGGAGTACGGCAAATGAGAGTTTTCGAAAGGCTTCACGCGGCCCGTCGGGTTTCACCGGCAACGAGTGCGATGGAACGCAGCCCGTCGACGTTCCTCTCGAGGCTGCATCTCCATTCGAAACCCATGGAACCTCGTCAGGCGAGGAAGTCGCGGCGATTGACCCGGCTGAGCGACGTTTCGAGCCTGATATCGTCGCGCCTGATCTCTTCGACGGTCTCGAAGGTGAAGCGGATGTGCTCGGCCGCCGCCGCTTCGGCCTCCTTGGTCTTGCCTGCGATCACCGCGTCCGCGAGCGCCAGATGCTGTTCCAGCAGCTGGTCGCGAACGCCCTCGCGCAAATAGAGTTGCGCGCGGCTGTAGAAGATGTTGTTGCGCAACAGGTCGGCAAGCGCGCGCATCACGTGGAGCAACACCACATTGTGGCTCGCCTCGTAGATCAGGAGGTGAAGGTCGACGTCGGCGTCACCCTCCTGCGTCGGATCTTCGAGCTTGTGAGCCTTTCGCATCCGATCGGCGCAATCGCGGATCGCCTGACGGTCGAGATCGGTGGCACGTAGCGCGGCGAAGCGGGCGGCGTGCGCTTCCTGGATCCTGCGAAATTCGAAATAGTCGGCCGTGACACGCGGCTTGTCCTGCAACAGCGTTGCCAGCGGCCGCAATAGCGGCGACAGGAACTGGGCGACGAACGTCCCCGAGCGGGTGGTCGCGAGCAGCCCGCGCCTTTCGAGGATTTGCAGCGCCTCGCGCAGCGAGGGCCGCGAGATCTCCAGCTTTTCGGCGAGATCCCGCTCGGCCGCGAGCTTTTCTCCGGGCCGCAACACGCCCTCGAGGATCAGCTTCTCGATGTGGTCGGCCATCGCTTCCGCGATTTTCGGGGTCCGGACGACGTTGCTCAAGGTGGCACCTATCCCTTTGGCGGAGCGCGCAGATTCGCCATCCGAGTATGGGGGTTTTGCGCCCTCGATCAAGCATGTTTGCCACCCTCGAGATCGGGCGAAGTGCACTTCCCAGTTGACAATTTTGGTAAAATAATTTTACCGCATTACGCATCGGACAATATAGGTGCCCAAGACCGTGAACCAGCGCGGCGGCGGATGAGGACAACGCGAGGAGATTTTCGTGGCGTGGACGCAGGTTTACGATCCCTTCAACAATCCATGGCTCTCGACCGCCGCGGCGGCGCTGCCTGTCATCGTGCTGCTCAGCGCAATCGCGATCTTCGAGATCAAGGCGCATTGGGCAGCGGCCATCGGCCTCGCCACCGCACTCGGCGTTGCCGTGTTCGCGTTCGGCATGCCGGCGGGCATGGCCGGAATGGCCGCGATCTACGGCGCGGGCTTCGGGCTGCTGCCGATCGGCTGGATCATCATCAACATCATCTTCCTCTATCAGCTTCTGAACGAGAAAGGCGAGTTCGCGGTGCTGCAGCGCTCGGTCTCCTCGATCAGTGACGATCGCCGGCTGCAGCTGCTCTTCATCGCGTTTTCGCTGGGTGCGTTCTTCGAGGGCGCCGCCGGGTTCGGCACGCCGGTTGCGGTCACCGCCGCAATGCTGATCGCACTTGGTTTTTCGCCGCTCGCCGCGTCCGGCCTGTCGCTGATCGCCAATACCGCGCCGGTTGCCTATGGCGCGCTCGGCACGCCCGTGATCGCGCTCAGCGCGGTGACCGGGCTCGATCTGCAGGAACTGAGCGGGATGATCGGGCGACAGCTGCCGTTCTTCTCGCTGCTCGTGCCGTTCTGGCTGATCTGGGCCTTCGTCGGCTTCCGCCGGATGCTCGAGATCTGGCCGGCGATTCTGGTGGCCGGACTCTCGTTCGCCGTTCCGCAATATCTGGTTTCGAACTTCCATGGCCCCTGGCTGGTCGACGTGATCGCTGCAGTGGTCTCGATGGCAAGCCTTGCGCTGTTCCTGCGGATATGGCGGCCGATGCATGTGATGAAGGAGATGCCGGCACGCTATGGCGCTCCGCTGTCGGACGAGGCTCCCGCCGGCAAGAGCACGAAGGCGGCGGTCGCCAAGGCCTGGACGCCCTGGCTGATCTTCTCGGCCTTCGTCTTCGCCTGGGGCACGCCGCAGGTGAAAAACTGGCTCGACGGCATCTGGGTCGCGAAGTTTCCCGTCCTCGGACTGCACAATCTCGTGCAGAAGGCGCCGCCCGTCGTCGCCAAGCCGGTCGCAGAAGGCGCGGTCTATGTGCTCAATCTGCTCTCGGCGGCCGGCACCGGCATCCTGCTGTCGGCGATCATCTCGGGCCTCTTGGTCGGCTACGGCCCGTTCGGCCTGATCCGGATGTATGCGCGCACGCTCTATCTGACACGCTATTCGCTCGCGACCATCGCCTGCATGCTGGCGCTCGGTTTCGTCACCCGCTACTCCGGCACGGATGCCACGCTCGGGCTCGCCTTCGCCAAGACCGGAACGCTCTATCCGTTCTTCGGCGCGCTGATCGGCTGGCTCGGCGTTGCGCTGACGGGGTCGGACACGTCCTCGAATGTGCTGTTCGGGGGACTCCAGCGCATCAGCGCCGAACAGATCGGCGTGAGCCCGGTGCTGATGGCCGCCGCCAACAGCTCCGGCGGCGTCATGGGCAAGATGATCGATGCGCAGAGCATCGTGGTCGCGTCCACGGCGACCAAATGGTACGGCCACGAGGGCACGATCCTGCGCTTCGTCTTCTTCCACAGCTTCGCGCTCGTCGTTCTCGTCGGCATCCTGGTGCTGGGCCAGGCCTATCTCTGGCCGCTCAAACTGCTCGTGCCCTGAACGGAGACCGCGATGCGCTTGTCACAGTGTCACAATTTTCATGACTTCCGTCGGCTGGCGCGTCACCGGCTGCCGGGGCCGATCTTCGACTACATCGACGGTGGGGCGGACGATGAGGTCACCCACCGCCGCAACACGGCGAGCTTCGAGCAATGCGACCTCGTGCCGAACGTGCTGCGCGGCGTGCAGGAGGTCGACCTCTCCGTCACCGTCATGGGTCAGAAGCTTGCGCTGCCGTTCTATTGCTCGCCGACGGCCCTACAGCGCCTGTTTCATCATCGGGGCGAGCGCGCCGTCGCCGCGGCGGCGGCGCGCTACGGCACCATGTTCGGCGTCTCCTCGCTCGGCACGGTCAGCCTCGAGGAGCTGCGCAAGGCCCATGATACGCCGCAGATCTATCAGTTCTATTTCCACAGGGATCGCGGCCTCAATCGTGCGATGATGCAGCGCGCAAAGGACGCCGGCGTCGAGGTGATGATGCTGACGGTGGACAGCATCACCGGCGGAAACCGCGAGCGCGACTTAAGGACAGGATTCAGCATCCCCTTCCGTCTGACGCTCGCCGGCATGCTCCAGTTCGTGATCAAGCCGCAATGGGGCATCCAGTATGTGACGCACGAGAGGTTCAGGCTGCCGCAGCTCGAAGAGCATGTCGACATGAGCGGCGGCGCGGTGTCGATCGGCCGCTATTTCACCGAGATGCTGGATCCGTCGATGAATTGGGACGATGTCGCCGAGATGGTGCGAAGCTGGAACGGGCCGTTCTGCCTGAAGGGGATCATGTCGCCGGCCGATGCGCGCCGCGCGGTCGAGATCGGCTGCGCCGGGATCGTCCTGTCGAACCATGGCGGCCGGCAGCTCGACGGCTCCCGCTCGGCGTTCGATCAGCTCGCAGAGATCGTCGACGCCGTTGGCGATCGGATCGACGTGATGATGGATGGCGGCATCCAGCGCGGAACCCACATCCTCAAGGCGCTCTCGCTCGGTGCCAAGGCCGTCGGCCTCGGGCGATCCTATCTCTATCCGGTGGCGGCGGCCGGCCAGCCCGGGGTCGAGCGGGCGCTCGGCCTGTTGCGGGCCGAGCTCGAGCGCGACATGAAGCTGATGGGATGCACCTCGCTCGGCCAACTCTCGCGCGCCAATTTGCGCTTCAAGTCAGCGGCGTGAAACGCCGGCGCGCCAACAGGAGGCGGTCATCGATTTGAGCAGCGCGCGGGCCCAGACCGTTCGTCTCGTGGGGTTGTTGTTCACGCATGATCTTTTCGGAAAACCGCTGCGCACTTTGCGCTAACGCGGCCCTCCGGGTCCGGATCATGCTTTAGCGCGGTCGGCTGCGCTCGATGATCTCGGCGGCGCCCTTGCCCAGCAGGTCCAGTCCCACGGCACGGCCGAGCTCGCGCGGGCGATCGGCGGGACCTGCGCGCGAAGCTTCGATGATGGTGTTGCCGGACAGGTCGAGCACGGAGGCGGTGAGCGACATCTGATCGCCCGAGATGGTCGAGAAACCGGCCACGGGCGAATTGCAGTGGCCGTTGAGCACCCACAGCACCTCGCGCTCGGCATCGGCGCAGGCATGCGCCGTGGGATCGTCGATCGACGACAGGATCTTTCGTGTTTGCCAATCCTGCGCGGCGCATTCGACCGCGACGATGCCCTGCCCTGCCGCTGGCAGCATCTCCGCCGCGGTGAATTCGTAGGCGATGCGGCCGGCGAGCCCGACGCGATCGAGACCCGAGCGCGCCATGATCAGCGCGTCCGCCGGACCCACCGCGCCGCCATCCGGCAGGCGCTGCATCTCGCGATTGTCGAGCTTGCGCACGCGGGTGTCGGCGGCGCCGCGGAAGTGGATCACCTCGACATCCGGAAACAACCGCCGCGCGTAGGCGGCGCGTCGCACCGCGTTGGTGCCGATCTTGAAACCCTTGCCTTTCGACTGGCGCAGCGCCTGCAGCGTGACGCCTTCGCGCAGCACCAGTGCATCGCCGGGCGGATCGCGCGACAGGGTCGCGCCGATGACGAGGCCGGGCGTGTCCTCATTCCCAGGCATGTCCTTCAGCGAATGCATCGCCGCCTGCAGTTCGCCCGCAATCACCGCGGCGCGGATCTGCGCCACGAAGGCGCCGCCCTTGCCGCCATGGGGCAACAGCTTGCTGGTCTGGTCGAGATCCCCCGTGGTGTCGAACTTGACGATCTCGACGTCGAGACCTGATACCGCTGATGTCAGGCGGCGCGCAATCTCTTCCGTCTGGGCCAGCGCCATCGCGCTCTTGCGGGTGCCGATCTTGAATCGTGGTGCCAAGTCGAGAGTCCTTTCGGCGCGAAACTACCGCGCATCCTCCAATATCATTTCGGAGGCCTTTTCGGCGATCATGATGATCGGCGCGTTGGTGTTCCCCGAGACGAGGTCCGGCATGATCGAGCCGTCGACGACACGAAGGCCGTCGAGCCCCCTCA encodes:
- the hemC gene encoding hydroxymethylbilane synthase, with amino-acid sequence MAPRFKIGTRKSAMALAQTEEIARRLTSAVSGLDVEIVKFDTTGDLDQTSKLLPHGGKGGAFVAQIRAAVIAGELQAAMHSLKDMPGNEDTPGLVIGATLSRDPPGDALVLREGVTLQALRQSKGKGFKIGTNAVRRAAYARRLFPDVEVIHFRGAADTRVRKLDNREMQRLPDGGAVGPADALIMARSGLDRVGLAGRIAYEFTAAEMLPAAGQGIVAVECAAQDWQTRKILSSIDDPTAHACADAEREVLWVLNGHCNSPVAGFSTISGDQMSLTASVLDLSGNTIIEASRAGPADRPRELGRAVGLDLLGKGAAEIIERSRPR
- a CDS encoding FCD domain-containing protein, whose translation is MSNVVRTPKIAEAMADHIEKLILEGVLRPGEKLAAERDLAEKLEISRPSLREALQILERRGLLATTRSGTFVAQFLSPLLRPLATLLQDKPRVTADYFEFRRIQEAHAARFAALRATDLDRQAIRDCADRMRKAHKLEDPTQEGDADVDLHLLIYEASHNVVLLHVMRALADLLRNNIFYSRAQLYLREGVRDQLLEQHLALADAVIAGKTKEAEAAAAEHIRFTFETVEEIRRDDIRLETSLSRVNRRDFLA
- a CDS encoding alpha-hydroxy acid oxidase encodes the protein MRLSQCHNFHDFRRLARHRLPGPIFDYIDGGADDEVTHRRNTASFEQCDLVPNVLRGVQEVDLSVTVMGQKLALPFYCSPTALQRLFHHRGERAVAAAAARYGTMFGVSSLGTVSLEELRKAHDTPQIYQFYFHRDRGLNRAMMQRAKDAGVEVMMLTVDSITGGNRERDLRTGFSIPFRLTLAGMLQFVIKPQWGIQYVTHERFRLPQLEEHVDMSGGAVSIGRYFTEMLDPSMNWDDVAEMVRSWNGPFCLKGIMSPADARRAVEIGCAGIVLSNHGGRQLDGSRSAFDQLAEIVDAVGDRIDVMMDGGIQRGTHILKALSLGAKAVGLGRSYLYPVAAAGQPGVERALGLLRAELERDMKLMGCTSLGQLSRANLRFKSAA
- a CDS encoding L-lactate permease; translation: MAWTQVYDPFNNPWLSTAAAALPVIVLLSAIAIFEIKAHWAAAIGLATALGVAVFAFGMPAGMAGMAAIYGAGFGLLPIGWIIINIIFLYQLLNEKGEFAVLQRSVSSISDDRRLQLLFIAFSLGAFFEGAAGFGTPVAVTAAMLIALGFSPLAASGLSLIANTAPVAYGALGTPVIALSAVTGLDLQELSGMIGRQLPFFSLLVPFWLIWAFVGFRRMLEIWPAILVAGLSFAVPQYLVSNFHGPWLVDVIAAVVSMASLALFLRIWRPMHVMKEMPARYGAPLSDEAPAGKSTKAAVAKAWTPWLIFSAFVFAWGTPQVKNWLDGIWVAKFPVLGLHNLVQKAPPVVAKPVAEGAVYVLNLLSAAGTGILLSAIISGLLVGYGPFGLIRMYARTLYLTRYSLATIACMLALGFVTRYSGTDATLGLAFAKTGTLYPFFGALIGWLGVALTGSDTSSNVLFGGLQRISAEQIGVSPVLMAAANSSGGVMGKMIDAQSIVVASTATKWYGHEGTILRFVFFHSFALVVLVGILVLGQAYLWPLKLLVP